Within the Rhodothermales bacterium genome, the region GTCGTGCTTTACGAAAACGATCTGCCCGACCAGTACGACGAGCCGGCCTGATAGCCGTCCCACACGCATTCCATGGCAGGGTTACGAATCGAGCGCCGACTGTGGTCGGCAGGCCACGAGTTCATTGCGGGCGCCGACGAGGCCGGACGCGGATGTCTTGCGGGCCCCGTCGTCGCGGCTGCCGTAGTATTCAACCGCGACCAACGCGTCAGGGGGATCA harbors:
- a CDS encoding ribonuclease HII, with protein sequence MAGLRIERRLWSAGHEFIAGADEAGRGCLAGPVVAAAVVFNRDQRVRGITDSKLLSREDRERLAARIRSRAVAVAVGVCSPEEIDELNILWA